The Falco rusticolus isolate bFalRus1 chromosome 5, bFalRus1.pri, whole genome shotgun sequence genome has a segment encoding these proteins:
- the TSPO gene encoding translocator protein, which produces MEMVPAWAPAVGFTLLPHAGGFLGSKITKKEIPVWYESLQKPSWCPPNWVFAPVWGTLYTSMGYGCYLVWKELGGFNEKSVVPLGLYAGQLVLNWAWTPIFFGAHKMGWGLVTLLLTTGTATATTASWYNINKTAAYLMVPYLAWLTMASALNYRIWKDNRNKKLSE; this is translated from the exons ATGGAAATGGTACCAGCCTGGGCCCCAGCAGTGGGTTTCACACTCCTGCCCCATGCAGGAGGATTTTTAGGAAGCAAAATAACCAAAAAGGAAATCCCAGTGTGGTATGAATCTCTACAGAAGCCATCCTGGTGTCCACCTAACTGGGTGTTTGCTCCTGTTTGGGGAACTCTCTACACATCTATGGG CTATGGCTGCTACCTGGTGTGGAAGGAATTGGGTGGCTTCAATGAAAAGTCAGTAGTTCCTCTGGGTCTGTATGCAGGGCAGCTGGTATTAAACTGGGCATGGACTCCGATATTTTTTGGAGCTCACAAAATGGGATGG GGGTTGGTGACTCTCCTGCTCACAACTGGTACAGCAACGGCTACAACTGCTTCCTGGTATAACATCAACAAAACAGCAGCTTATTTGATGGTTCCTTATTTAGCTTGGCTAACCATGGCTTCTGCACTCAATTACCGTATCTGGAAGGACAATCGCAACAAGAAGTTATCTGAATAA